The genomic interval AACGGCATGGTCGAGCGGGTCATCCGTACGTTCAAGGAGCAATGCGCGCATCGTCATCGCTTTGAGACCTTGCAGCACGCAAGCCGTGTCATCAGTGACTGGATACGCTTCTACAACACCCGCCGCCCTCATCAGGCACTCGGAATGAAAACCCCGGCTGAAGCGTTTGCTTTAGCCGTTTAACCTGAGCAGGTTTCGCTGGGTCATTACACTATCGCCTGCTCCTGAAAATAATTAATAAGTGATTTCCAGTTTTTGATAAGAAAATAATTGGTGTTGTGTCTGATGTAACTGAATGCATACAGGATCGGGTTGCCTGTGCCCGGTATGGAGATGGCACGCAACTGATAGGGCTGGGGACCCAGCAGTGTAAAAGCGAATTTGCCTCGCTGTGATGTGACCAAATGCTCTCTGGCGTTGTCGGTTTGCGTCATGCTGCTGGACAGCAGCACGGTTGCGCTATCATCACTGATGGTGAAGGTGTTATCGCTGTTCCAGCTGATGTACAAATGCTTCTTGCTGGGGATGGTAATACAGGTCGTCCTCCCCGATGAAATCGTTTCAATACGACCATCGATATGGACTATCGTGCAGCTGCCATCTGTTTCCTGCTTGAAGGTAAAAGTATTGGTTTTCTTGTATTGCAGACTGACAGCGCCGGACGCCTCCGCGTTCATCCGGTATCGGCTTCCATCTGACAATACCAGCGTGCGCAGCGGGGAAGAAGCATCGTCCGGGTCGGGATCCTCATCGATTCTTGCCAGGCTCAGTTCCCAGCCCGTTCCGAAACCATAGTCATTGGCATTGAACTGATTGAAGCGCAGGGCCAGGTCCAGATCCGGCCCTTGCAGCTGGTTGGCGGAAATGTCTGCCAGCGGGATATTCAGAATATACATGCCAGAGGCTGGATTGACCCCATCCTGCTTCCAGTTCATCAAACTGAAGATATTGGAATAAAACAGCATGGATTTTCTCCCTGAGTGCACCAATAAAAGCAGGGCGTTTTTTGATCATTGATCAGGGTAATTTTATAAATGAATGCAATGTCATTGAAAGCGAGTCAGCAATCGATGATTTGGCCGAATGGTAGATTGAATTTTCGGAAATGTTTTTGACTGGCGCAAAGGGTGTTCTTGGCAGGCTGGAATATAATTTTGGACATGCCGACGCAGACAGGTTTCCCAGCTCCGGATAGGAGCTGGACAGGGATCGGACCAGATGAG from Microvirgula aerodenitrificans DSM 15089 carries:
- a CDS encoding integrase core domain-containing protein — encoded protein: NGMVERVIRTFKEQCAHRHRFETLQHASRVISDWIRFYNTRRPHQALGMKTPAEAFALAV